One genomic segment of Myripristis murdjan chromosome 20, fMyrMur1.1, whole genome shotgun sequence includes these proteins:
- the rnf32 gene encoding RING finger protein 32, producing the protein LQDLTSQRRREIAITAAALQDHMARSLDALCYDPRKARCSGRAPTNSRSTRGRRRAGDKGLHERDGQEEEEYVLDPDPPRLTLAQRMGLVTPPPRRLTEDEWTRVKARSTEQGESAQPCAICREEFHLQPQVLLSCSHVFHRACLRAFEKYSGRKCCAMCRKEQYETRVIYDGARHFRNRCATRIQAFWRGYVARKWYRNARKTICPKDKDLRRKFFEAKLQELNDSFVRYCHTDVEAFLSDIDRSLSSSRRVFHQLERKHVSDSQESDLDRIQSQVLLRDVQDCPICLTALCRPSTGTKQQGSRRTLLLSCSHLFHQPCLETFEALHVDSRPTCPMCRSEYSKRLL; encoded by the exons TTACAGGACTTGACGTctcagaggagaagagagattGCAATCACGGCAGCTGCCCTGCAAGATCACATGGCACGGAGCCTGGACGCACTATGCTATGACCCTCGAAAGGCGAGGTGCAGTGGAAGAGCacccacaaacagcagaagTACCCGAGGAAGAAGGAGAGCGGGAGATAAAGGTCTCCATGAACGAGATGGgcaagaagaggaggaataTGTGCTTGATCCAGATCCACCTCGACTGACACTGG CTCAGAGGATGGGTTTGGTGACACCCCCGCCGAGGAGACTGACAGAGGACGAATGGACTCGGGTCAAGGCTAGGTCTACTGAGCAGGGGGAATCTGCTCAGCCCTGTGCAATATGCAGGGAGGAGTTTCACCTTCAGCCTCAG GTGCTGCTGTCTTGCTCTCATGTTTTCCATAGAGCATGTCTGCGGGCCTTTGAGAAGTATTCTGGGAGGAAGTGCTGCGCCATGTGCAGGAAGGAGCAGTATGAAACACGGGTGATCTATGACGGGGCTCGCCACTTCAGAAACCGCTGTGCCACCAG AATTCAAGCATTTTGGCGAGGATACGTTGCTCGAAAGTGGTACAGAAATGCAAGGAAGACCATCTGCCCAAAAGACAAAGACCTTCGGCGCAAATTCTTTGAAGCAAAG TTGCAGGAATTGAATGACAGCTTTGTCCGATACTGTCACACCGATGTGGAGGCTTTTCTGAGTGATATCGACCGCTCCTTGTCATCAAGCAGACGAGTGTTCCACCAGCTGGAGAGAAAGCACGTCTCCGACTCTCAAGAGAGCGACTTGGACAGAATACAGAGCCAG GTTTTGCTGAGAGACGTCCAGGACTGTCCCATCTGCCTCACCGCACTCTGCCGCCCCAGCACTGGAACCAAGCAACAGGGATCCAGACGAACCCTTCTGCTGTCTTGTTCCCACCTTTTCCACCAGCCCTGTCTAGAGACCTTCGAGGCCCTCCATGTAGACAGCAGACCCACCTGTCCCATGTGCAGATCTGAATACTCCAAAAGACTTTTGTGA